A stretch of DNA from Bdellovibrionota bacterium:
CGCCGTCGCACTCTGGAAAGAGCGCCCTCTCCTGGGCCATGGTCTCGGCTCGTATGCGGAGCGCTTTCCGTCCGTCGCCGATATCGAGACCACCGACCGCGTCGCCAACTACGCCCACCACGACGTCCTTCAACTTCTCGCGGAACTAGGCACGCCGCTTTTCCTCATCGCAGCCTGGCTTGTCACGATGCTCTTTCTCTCCCTTCTCAAGCATCACAAGGAAGGATCGTTCGAGAACCACCGGTTACGTCAGGCGGTGTTTTGGAGCGGCGTCACGCTGGGTTTCCATTCGCTTGTCGATTTCCCCTGGCATGTGCCTCTGGTCGCGCTCGCGATTTTAGCCCTTTGCGCCGAGTCGATCGCCTCGCCGAGAGCGGGCGGGATCCGGTCCCGCGGCCTGATTTCCTCCTTCGCGATCCTTCAACTTGCCGCCGTCGTTCTCTTTTCCATCGGGGGAGCGCTTATGCGCTTCGGTGGAAGTCCTACGATCGCCTCTCTGCTCCGGCCTGGAGATCCAGTTCCAGCCATGCGGGAGGCGCAACGACTGCTTCAAAAGGGAGACGCCGCTGAAGGCGTCCGTTGGATACGCAAGGCGGCGGCGCGAGCCCCGTACAACTCTGATGTGTTGGAGATTCTTGGGACCGTTCTCAGTGCGAACCGAGAATACCAGGATGCCGCTATTCCCATGGAGAAGGCCGGTTTATACGATCGCCGCAACGGAAAACGGCTGGAAAGAACGGTGACGTGGCTCTTGGAGCACGGATTTTCGGAACCGGGCTTTCGATTAGCTTCGGAGTTCCGACATCTTCCACATTATTGGCGATCCGTTTGCCTCCGAACCATGGCCGGATTCGCCGACGATCCTCTGTTGTTGCGACGCTGCATCGACGCCCGAAGTCCGGACATGCGGCGCGAGCTTGCCCTATTTTTGCAGGAGAGAGGCCAGATACAAGCGGCCTTCGAGGAGGCGTTTCAATCGATCGCTCCACCCATACCCGTGGATTGGATCCATTGGTATTCCGAGCTCACGATTCGGGCGTCCCAGCATGAAAGAGCTTTAAATCAACTGAAACCGTTCTTCGACGGCGCGAATCCCGATCCGAGTTCGTTCCATCTGGCGGGCAAAATACTCTTGGCGGCCCATCTTCCGGACAGAGCCGTTCCTTTCCTCGACCGCGCGGCGAATCTGGCCGGCGTTCCCGCGACCGTCTGGCCCGATATGCGGCGCGCACTTGAACTCGGCACCGAATCCGAAACGTGCCAAACGTTGGCGGAAAAATGGCTGAAGGAATGGCCCCATTCGCCTTCCCCACATCTTGCCCAGGCGATTTGTTTTCATCGAACGGGGAAGTTGAACCATGCGCTCTTCGAGGTGCAGCAGGCACTCCAGATGGACGTCGGAAACCAGGATGCGTGGAGCCTAAAGATTGACGTCTGGTCCCGGCGGGGAATGCCCGATCGCGCCGTCGACACGGCGTGCGAAAGCCTCTCCGCCCTTCACGGTAACGCTCAATATCTTCAGATCTGCATCCGCGGCCTCGCTCAAAGCGGCCGATGCTCCAGTCTTCGAACCGCCTGGGAGACGAACAAATCCCGTTGGCCGGATAAAACGCGCTGGAATACGCTGGCGGGAGAGTTGATGGATTCGTCCAATGGCGCCGTCCGGAAATGCCTGGGGAATCCATGAAGATTCTCGTCATCAATCAATATTTCCCGCCGGATCGCGCGGCGACGGCCCTTTTGTTGGGCCAACTCACGGCCGACCTCTCCCGGTCGGAAAACATGACCGTCGTTTGCGCTCAACCGACGTACAACCCGGACTCACGGATTTCCGAGAACCTGTCCCGCGTTCAGATGATGCGAATTCCGA
This window harbors:
- a CDS encoding O-antigen ligase family protein, which translates into the protein MAAATFFYGGDGAPFLIHGLIAAAALAAFFIWPKEEQPTWPFANPASRLILVLLIGFALQAYGSPNRWEWIQSILWAVDALLLVALFRTPSSRKPSAKVVVAALLAVCLLEVLLLPFAPLIDFTRAGTFVNANHTAALLTFGFWLAFRTSRPLFFGDHEQSANWRTLLTSVLACGVILCFSMGATLALALASVLFLLRNHIKPKITVPVVFLILLGVQIHFAYVEEETAGKILAAVAPTKVNDDTRRGMTRAAVALWKERPLLGHGLGSYAERFPSVADIETTDRVANYAHHDVLQLLAELGTPLFLIAAWLVTMLFLSLLKHHKEGSFENHRLRQAVFWSGVTLGFHSLVDFPWHVPLVALAILALCAESIASPRAGGIRSRGLISSFAILQLAAVVLFSIGGALMRFGGSPTIASLLRPGDPVPAMREAQRLLQKGDAAEGVRWIRKAAARAPYNSDVLEILGTVLSANREYQDAAIPMEKAGLYDRRNGKRLERTVTWLLEHGFSEPGFRLASEFRHLPHYWRSVCLRTMAGFADDPLLLRRCIDARSPDMRRELALFLQERGQIQAAFEEAFQSIAPPIPVDWIHWYSELTIRASQHERALNQLKPFFDGANPDPSSFHLAGKILLAAHLPDRAVPFLDRAANLAGVPATVWPDMRRALELGTESETCQTLAEKWLKEWPHSPSPHLAQAICFHRTGKLNHALFEVQQALQMDVGNQDAWSLKIDVWSRRGMPDRAVDTACESLSALHGNAQYLQICIRGLAQSGRCSSLRTAWETNKSRWPDKTRWNTLAGELMDSSNGAVRKCLGNP